In one window of Streptomyces sp. FXJ1.172 DNA:
- a CDS encoding carbohydrate ABC transporter permease, translating to MTTTTPGIRKTAPSAGARRGRRGGGVMRSTGLWIATGVAVVLFLIPFYVLLRNAFSTDAQITGDHWEFFPTHLQWGNISELFDDQTVPFARSLLNSAVVAVSMTAGILLVCSLAGYALARIPYRHANKIFYVVLGTLMVPTSVTFVPSFVLVSSLGWVDTYRGLIIPGLFSGFTCFLFRQYFLGFPKELEEAARVDGLGHWGAYWRVVVPNSLNFFAAIATITFINGWNAFLWPLVIGQDPNAWTVQVALSSYITNQTVVFHQIFMATAISILPLLCVFLFLQRWLVQGIAQTGIKG from the coding sequence GTGACCACCACCACGCCCGGCATCCGGAAAACCGCGCCGTCGGCGGGCGCACGCCGCGGCAGGCGCGGCGGAGGAGTCATGCGGAGCACCGGCCTGTGGATCGCCACCGGTGTCGCCGTCGTCCTCTTCCTGATCCCGTTCTACGTACTGCTCCGCAACGCCTTCTCCACCGATGCCCAGATCACCGGAGATCACTGGGAGTTCTTCCCCACGCACCTGCAGTGGGGCAACATCAGTGAGCTGTTCGACGACCAGACGGTGCCGTTCGCCCGGTCACTGCTGAACTCCGCGGTCGTCGCCGTCTCCATGACCGCCGGCATCCTGCTGGTGTGCTCGCTCGCGGGCTACGCCCTGGCCCGCATCCCCTACCGGCACGCCAACAAGATCTTCTACGTCGTCCTCGGCACCCTGATGGTCCCGACCTCGGTGACCTTCGTGCCCAGCTTCGTCCTGGTGTCCTCCCTCGGCTGGGTGGACACCTACCGCGGGCTGATCATTCCGGGGCTGTTCAGCGGTTTCACCTGCTTCCTGTTCCGGCAGTACTTCCTCGGGTTCCCCAAGGAGCTGGAGGAGGCGGCACGCGTGGACGGGCTCGGCCACTGGGGTGCCTACTGGCGGGTCGTCGTCCCCAACTCGCTGAACTTCTTCGCGGCGATCGCCACGATCACCTTCATCAACGGCTGGAACGCCTTCCTGTGGCCGCTGGTCATCGGCCAGGATCCGAACGCGTGGACCGTCCAGGTCGCGCTCTCCTCCTACATCACCAACCAGACCGTCGTCTTCCACCAGATCTTCATGGCGACCGCCATTTCCATCCTGCCCCTGCTGTGCGTGTTCCTCTTCCTCCAGCGCTGGCTGGTGCAGGGGATCGCACAGACCGGTATCAAGGGCTGA
- a CDS encoding glycoside hydrolase family 2 TIM barrel-domain containing protein, translating into MSLSTHTDTAYVEDVSPGSGALPPRARYTSLDAKSLSLNGSWRFRLSPTADAEDDSFAEEGYDAAEWAQVSVPGHWVLQGHGSPIYTNHLYPFPVDPPRVPTENPTGDHLRVFDLPADWPDLAEGGAVLRFDGVESCARVWLNGTDLGEFKGSRLPHEFAVGHLLKTADNVLAVRVHQWSAGSYLEDQDQWWLPGIFRDVTLLHRPAGAALDFFVHASYDHRAHAGTLRIDSDVDGRVTVAELGIDIATGESVTVPVEPWSSETPRLYDGELATEGERVPLRIGFRTVELSDGLIKVNGRRVLFKGVNRHEWHPERGRALGLETMREDVLLMKRHNINAVRTSHYPPHPAFLDLCDEYGLWVIDECDLETHGFTEQGWRDNPVDDDRWTPALLDRASRMVERDKNHPSVVIWSLGNEAGTGRGLTATAEWIKGRDSSRLLHYEGDPGCRDTDMYSRMYASHAEVERIGQGLDGGTHKRRGLPFILCEYAHAMGNGPGGLADYQRLFESYDRLQGGFVWEWIDHGIAHPQLGYAYGGDFGEELHDGNFVCDGLLFPDRQPSPGLVEYKKVIEPVGITGDPGDGTVRVTNKQDFAGLSALAFTWSYEVEGEPVESGTLTVPALAPGESADVKLPAPPATAPAGEAHWTVRAVLAADTPWAPEDHVVAWGQIPASPRRVPTVAPTARPAARDGVITLGPGTFDGRTGSLTAIGEVPVCGLRLDVWRATTDNDDGAAWQSDERYGLVWRTLGLHRMRHRLDAVETGENALTVRTRVAPAAREVGLSTVYRWTSNGDSLRLTVWTIPEGDWTVPLPRLGIRFGLSAADEVRWFGGGPGEAYADTRMASTVGSWRSTVDDLQTPYLRPQENGARIDVRWAELGGLRIEGDPAFLLTARRWTTEQLDAATHRTDLTPGDTVWVNLDHGQHGIGSQSCGPGPLPQYHLRAQPAEFSFVFTTAQDPRTR; encoded by the coding sequence ATGTCTTTGAGCACCCACACCGACACCGCCTACGTCGAGGACGTCTCCCCGGGTTCCGGCGCGCTCCCGCCGCGCGCCCGGTACACCTCTCTTGACGCCAAGTCCCTTTCCCTGAACGGCAGCTGGCGATTCAGGCTGTCGCCGACGGCCGACGCCGAGGACGACTCCTTCGCCGAGGAGGGGTACGACGCCGCCGAGTGGGCGCAGGTCTCGGTCCCCGGCCACTGGGTCCTGCAGGGGCACGGTTCGCCCATCTACACCAACCACCTCTACCCGTTCCCCGTCGACCCGCCGCGCGTGCCGACCGAGAATCCGACCGGCGACCATCTGCGGGTCTTCGACCTGCCGGCCGACTGGCCGGACCTCGCCGAGGGCGGCGCGGTGCTGCGCTTCGACGGGGTGGAGTCCTGTGCGCGGGTGTGGCTGAACGGCACGGACCTCGGTGAGTTCAAGGGCTCGCGGCTGCCGCACGAGTTCGCGGTCGGCCATCTGCTGAAGACTGCAGACAATGTACTGGCGGTCCGCGTCCACCAGTGGTCGGCCGGCTCGTATCTGGAGGACCAGGACCAGTGGTGGCTGCCGGGCATCTTCCGTGACGTCACCCTGCTGCACCGCCCGGCGGGCGCCGCCCTCGACTTCTTCGTCCACGCCTCCTACGACCACCGCGCGCACGCCGGCACCCTGCGGATCGACTCCGACGTGGACGGCCGGGTCACCGTGGCCGAGCTGGGCATCGACATCGCGACCGGCGAGAGCGTGACCGTGCCGGTCGAACCGTGGTCGTCGGAGACGCCCCGGCTCTACGACGGCGAGCTGGCCACCGAGGGCGAACGGGTGCCGCTGCGCATCGGGTTCCGTACGGTCGAGCTGTCGGACGGCCTGATCAAGGTCAACGGCCGACGGGTGCTCTTCAAGGGGGTCAACCGGCACGAGTGGCACCCGGAGCGGGGCCGTGCCCTCGGCCTGGAGACCATGCGCGAGGACGTGCTGCTGATGAAGCGGCACAACATCAACGCCGTCCGCACCTCCCACTACCCGCCGCACCCGGCCTTCCTCGACCTGTGCGACGAGTACGGCCTGTGGGTGATCGACGAGTGCGATCTGGAGACGCACGGCTTCACCGAACAGGGCTGGCGGGACAACCCCGTCGACGACGACCGCTGGACCCCGGCCCTGCTGGACCGGGCGTCCCGCATGGTCGAGCGGGACAAGAACCACCCCAGCGTCGTCATCTGGTCTCTCGGCAACGAGGCCGGCACCGGCCGGGGCCTGACCGCGACGGCCGAGTGGATCAAGGGCCGGGACTCCTCCCGGCTGCTGCACTACGAGGGCGACCCCGGCTGCCGTGACACGGACATGTATTCCCGGATGTACGCCTCCCACGCCGAGGTCGAGCGGATCGGCCAGGGCCTGGACGGCGGTACCCACAAGCGGCGCGGGCTCCCCTTCATCCTGTGCGAGTACGCCCACGCCATGGGCAACGGCCCCGGCGGACTCGCCGACTACCAGCGGCTGTTCGAGTCCTACGACCGGCTCCAGGGCGGCTTCGTCTGGGAGTGGATCGACCACGGCATCGCGCATCCGCAGCTGGGTTACGCCTACGGCGGCGACTTCGGCGAGGAACTGCACGACGGCAACTTCGTCTGCGACGGCCTGCTCTTCCCGGACCGGCAGCCTTCCCCCGGGCTGGTCGAGTACAAGAAGGTGATCGAACCGGTCGGCATCACCGGCGACCCCGGCGACGGCACGGTCCGCGTCACCAACAAGCAGGACTTCGCCGGCCTGTCGGCGCTGGCGTTCACATGGTCGTACGAGGTCGAGGGTGAGCCGGTGGAGTCCGGCACCCTGACCGTGCCCGCGCTGGCGCCCGGCGAGTCGGCCGACGTCAAACTGCCCGCGCCGCCGGCCACGGCACCCGCAGGCGAGGCCCACTGGACGGTCCGGGCGGTGCTCGCGGCCGACACCCCGTGGGCACCGGAGGACCACGTGGTCGCCTGGGGCCAGATCCCGGCGTCACCGCGCCGGGTGCCCACGGTCGCGCCGACCGCCCGACCGGCGGCCCGCGACGGGGTGATCACCCTCGGCCCCGGCACCTTCGACGGCCGCACCGGCAGCCTGACGGCCATCGGCGAGGTGCCCGTCTGCGGTCTGCGGCTGGACGTGTGGCGGGCCACCACCGACAACGACGACGGCGCGGCCTGGCAGAGCGATGAGCGCTACGGCCTGGTGTGGCGCACGCTTGGCCTGCACCGGATGCGGCACCGGCTGGACGCGGTGGAGACCGGCGAGAACGCGCTGACGGTCCGCACCCGGGTGGCACCGGCGGCACGGGAGGTGGGACTGTCGACGGTATACCGCTGGACGTCCAACGGAGACAGTCTGCGGTTGACCGTATGGACCATCCCGGAGGGCGACTGGACGGTCCCGCTGCCGCGGCTCGGCATCCGCTTCGGGCTGTCCGCGGCCGACGAGGTGCGCTGGTTCGGCGGCGGGCCCGGTGAGGCGTATGCGGACACCAGGATGGCGTCGACGGTCGGCAGTTGGCGGTCGACTGTAGACGATCTGCAGACGCCGTACCTCCGTCCGCAGGAGAACGGCGCCCGCATCGACGTCCGCTGGGCGGAGCTGGGCGGTCTGCGCATCGAGGGCGACCCGGCGTTCTTGCTCACCGCCCGCCGCTGGACCACCGAGCAGCTGGACGCCGCCACCCACCGCACGGACCTCACACCCGGTGACACGGTCTGGGTCAACCTCGACCACGGCCAGCACGGCATCGGCTCCCAGTCCTGCGGCCCGGGCCCGCTGCCCCAGTATCACCTGCGCGCCCAGCCGGCGGAGTTCTCCTTCGTGTTCACCACCGCCCAGGATCCACGCACGCGGTGA
- a CDS encoding TetR/AcrR family transcriptional regulator gives MARAGITVDRLIAAAAGLADEAGFENVTLSALARRFGVKDASLYSHVKGLDDLRTRLALHAGGELIDRIATAVAGRAGKDALAAFAGAYRAYALEHPGRYAATQIRIDQSLIAGSPAMRRTAEITYGMLRAYGLGEPDLTDAVRLLRSTFHGYCALESTGGFGADRDVRASWDKAVEALHLALTHWPRETNDDD, from the coding sequence ATGGCCCGTGCGGGAATCACCGTCGACCGGTTGATCGCGGCGGCGGCCGGCCTCGCCGACGAGGCGGGGTTCGAGAACGTCACCCTGTCCGCGCTGGCCCGCCGCTTCGGCGTGAAGGACGCGAGCCTGTACTCGCACGTCAAAGGCCTGGACGACCTGCGCACCCGGCTCGCGCTGCACGCGGGCGGCGAGCTGATCGACCGGATCGCCACGGCCGTGGCCGGGCGGGCCGGCAAGGACGCGCTGGCCGCCTTCGCCGGGGCGTACCGCGCGTACGCCCTGGAGCATCCGGGCCGGTACGCGGCCACCCAGATCCGTATCGACCAGTCCCTGATCGCCGGCTCCCCCGCCATGCGCCGTACGGCCGAGATCACCTACGGGATGCTGCGCGCCTACGGCCTCGGCGAACCCGATCTGACGGACGCCGTACGCCTGCTGCGCAGTACCTTCCACGGCTACTGCGCCCTGGAGTCCACGGGCGGCTTCGGCGCGGACCGCGACGTGCGGGCCTCCTGGGACAAGGCCGTCGAAGCCCTGCACCTCGCCCTGACCCACTGGCCCCGGGAGACGAACGACGATGACTGA
- a CDS encoding alpha/beta fold hydrolase, translating into MTETPHHDVTGSGPVLLIVPGGAGHPMGLEPLTERLARRFTVVTYDPLGLAHGRLGLPVADQRPADWSDGAHRLLEAVLPPGERAYVFGTSSGGIAVLDLLARHPRRLAGVVAHEPPCVTVLPDGAERRAELLGQFAGAGRPPAEGESATPMGVFLAHVLQPFTAYAPSAPSVLSAPSALSAPPAGPRVTLGAGADSRGQLLYRTAEFLADRLDGSFAEFPGGHLGTLDHPGDFAGLLTETFLSGAHTSA; encoded by the coding sequence ATGACTGAAACGCCGCACCACGACGTGACCGGCAGCGGTCCCGTACTGCTGATCGTGCCGGGCGGGGCCGGACACCCGATGGGGCTGGAGCCGCTGACCGAACGGCTGGCGCGACGCTTCACCGTGGTGACGTACGACCCGTTGGGGCTCGCCCACGGCCGGCTCGGCCTGCCGGTTGCGGACCAGCGTCCGGCGGACTGGAGCGACGGGGCGCACCGGCTGCTGGAGGCGGTGCTGCCGCCGGGCGAGCGGGCGTACGTCTTCGGGACCAGCTCCGGCGGCATCGCCGTCCTCGACCTGCTCGCCCGGCACCCGCGGCGGCTGGCGGGCGTGGTCGCGCACGAGCCGCCGTGTGTGACGGTGCTGCCGGACGGGGCGGAACGGCGGGCCGAACTGCTCGGGCAGTTCGCCGGGGCCGGGCGGCCGCCCGCCGAGGGCGAGTCGGCGACCCCGATGGGCGTCTTCCTCGCCCACGTCCTGCAGCCCTTCACCGCGTACGCCCCGTCCGCCCCTTCCGTCCTGTCCGCCCCGTCCGCCCTCTCCGCTCCCCCTGCCGGCCCCCGTGTCACCCTCGGCGCCGGGGCCGACTCGCGCGGCCAACTCCTGTACCGCACCGCCGAGTTCCTCGCTGACCGCCTGGACGGCTCCTTCGCGGAGTTCCCGGGCGGGCACCTCGGCACCCTGGATCATCCCGGGGACTTCGCCGGGCTGCTCACCGAGACGTTCCTGTCCGGCGCGCACACCTCGGCGTAG
- a CDS encoding isocitrate lyase/PEP mutase family protein — protein MTAEHDVTAFAALHHRRGQPLLLPNAWDHASAAALAARGFAAIATTSLAVAAAAGLPDGRGATREQTLSLALTLGSEPFLLSVDAEDGFADDPDEVAELARQLWSVGVVGINLEDGLGPAARHAAKIAAVKAAVPGLFVNARTDTHWLGDGVEADTLRRLDAYQQAGADGVFVPGLTDPERIGALVRHTDAPLNILYSPTGPTVSQLAGLGVARVSLGSLLYRRALGAALDAVEDIAAGRVPGGTTPSYAEVCAPDRNVSVSSPAKSPG, from the coding sequence ATGACCGCAGAGCACGATGTGACCGCGTTCGCCGCCCTGCACCACCGCCGCGGACAGCCGTTGCTGCTCCCCAACGCCTGGGACCACGCCTCGGCCGCCGCGCTCGCCGCCCGGGGGTTCGCGGCGATCGCCACGACCAGCCTGGCCGTCGCGGCGGCGGCCGGCCTGCCCGACGGCCGGGGCGCAACCCGCGAGCAGACCCTGAGCCTCGCCCTGACCCTCGGTTCGGAGCCGTTTCTGCTCTCCGTCGACGCGGAGGACGGCTTCGCCGACGATCCGGACGAAGTCGCCGAACTGGCCCGCCAGTTGTGGTCCGTCGGGGTCGTCGGCATCAACCTGGAGGACGGGCTCGGACCGGCCGCCCGGCACGCCGCGAAGATCGCCGCGGTGAAGGCCGCCGTACCCGGCCTGTTCGTCAACGCCCGTACGGACACCCACTGGTTGGGCGACGGCGTCGAGGCGGACACCCTGCGCCGCCTCGACGCCTACCAACAGGCAGGTGCCGACGGGGTGTTCGTGCCCGGACTCACCGACCCGGAACGGATCGGTGCTCTCGTCCGGCACACCGACGCCCCGCTCAACATCCTCTACTCGCCCACCGGTCCCACGGTCTCCCAGCTCGCGGGCCTCGGTGTCGCCCGCGTCAGCCTCGGCTCCCTGCTCTACCGGCGGGCACTGGGCGCGGCGCTGGACGCGGTGGAAGACATCGCGGCCGGGCGGGTGCCGGGCGGTACCACGCCGTCCTACGCCGAGGTGTGCGCGCCGGACAGGAACGTCTCGGTGAGCAGCCCGGCGAAGTCCCCGGGATGA
- a CDS encoding DUF2264 domain-containing protein codes for MRLPADDRDVSPRTGYTRAHWEAAADALLAAVAPYATPDRALYHLPGNHVSHAGRLSDGLEGYARTLLLAAFRRDETALGRYAEGLATGPGGIWPRIEDRSQPLVEAASIALALRLTRPLLWDRLDDPVRQRTAEWLADALTAAPWPCNWELFPVTVGGFLQEIGHRPQAARKAIDRGLERIEGWYLGDGWYTDGDGRKFDYYNGWAMHLYTVVHAWLADDNELLSVYGRRLSVHLADYARLFGGDGAPLHQGRSLTYRFATTAPLWLGALTGHTPLPSGETRRLASGALRYFLDGGAVDERGLLPLGWLGPDESLVQSYSGPASPYWASKGFLGLLLPPEHEVWTATEEPGPADRADEVTPVAAPNWLIQSTRSDGLVRLHNHGSEDVRYDPYYTRLAYSTATTPERTAPDNSVIVGGTPDRTRIEPLGTGDGWIASRHTVRDGITVTSLVLAEGAAEVRAHLVAGAEPGTPVRITGWPAPNGLRAELLPVCGLSADLTGHTGPGEVTLFVALARLTGEAAPRPLTDLVSVRAGEDDEGQAGHKGHERCEGCKGCKRCKGYAVSVRWASGAEGVFAFTASAGRSAGSSWSVTPR; via the coding sequence ATCCGACTGCCCGCCGACGACCGCGACGTCAGTCCCCGCACCGGTTACACCCGTGCGCACTGGGAGGCCGCAGCCGACGCCCTGCTGGCCGCCGTCGCCCCCTACGCCACCCCCGACCGCGCCCTCTACCACCTCCCCGGCAACCACGTCAGCCACGCCGGCCGCCTCTCCGACGGCCTGGAGGGGTACGCCCGGACGCTGCTGCTGGCCGCCTTCCGCCGCGACGAGACCGCGCTCGGCCGCTACGCCGAGGGCCTTGCGACCGGGCCCGGCGGCATCTGGCCGCGGATCGAGGACCGCAGCCAGCCGCTCGTCGAGGCCGCCTCCATCGCGCTCGCCCTGCGGCTGACCCGCCCGCTGCTGTGGGACCGGCTGGACGACCCGGTGCGGCAGCGCACCGCCGAGTGGCTGGCCGACGCACTCACCGCCGCACCCTGGCCGTGCAACTGGGAGTTGTTCCCTGTCACCGTCGGCGGCTTCCTCCAGGAGATCGGCCACCGCCCGCAGGCCGCCCGCAAGGCGATCGACCGCGGCCTGGAGCGGATCGAGGGCTGGTACCTCGGCGACGGCTGGTACACCGACGGCGACGGCCGGAAGTTCGACTACTACAACGGCTGGGCGATGCACCTGTATACAGTCGTCCACGCATGGTTGGCGGACGACAATGAACTGCTTTCTGTATACGGTCGACGGTTGTCCGTCCACCTCGCCGACTACGCCCGCCTGTTCGGCGGTGACGGCGCCCCCCTCCACCAGGGCCGCTCCCTGACCTACCGCTTCGCCACGACCGCCCCGCTCTGGCTCGGCGCGCTGACCGGCCACACCCCGCTGCCCTCCGGCGAGACCCGGCGCCTGGCCTCCGGCGCGCTGCGCTACTTCCTCGACGGCGGCGCGGTCGACGAGCGCGGGCTGCTCCCGCTGGGCTGGCTTGGCCCCGACGAGTCGCTCGTGCAGAGCTACTCCGGCCCGGCCTCCCCTTACTGGGCCAGCAAAGGCTTTCTCGGTCTGCTCCTGCCACCCGAGCACGAGGTGTGGACGGCGACCGAGGAACCGGGACCGGCCGACCGCGCCGACGAGGTCACACCCGTAGCCGCCCCCAACTGGCTGATCCAGAGCACTCGTTCGGACGGCCTGGTCCGGCTGCACAACCACGGCAGCGAGGACGTCCGCTACGACCCCTACTACACCCGGCTCGCCTACTCGACCGCGACCACGCCCGAGCGGACCGCCCCCGACAACAGCGTGATCGTCGGCGGCACCCCGGACCGGACGCGGATCGAGCCGCTCGGTACCGGCGACGGCTGGATCGCCTCGCGGCACACCGTGCGCGACGGGATCACCGTCACCAGCCTCGTGCTCGCCGAGGGCGCGGCCGAGGTGCGGGCCCACCTCGTCGCCGGGGCCGAGCCCGGGACGCCGGTGCGGATCACCGGCTGGCCGGCACCGAACGGGCTGCGCGCCGAACTCCTCCCGGTCTGCGGCCTGTCGGCGGACCTGACCGGCCACACCGGCCCGGGCGAGGTCACACTGTTCGTGGCGCTCGCCCGGCTGACCGGTGAGGCGGCCCCCCGGCCCCTCACGGACCTGGTGTCCGTCCGAGCGGGGGAGGACGATGAGGGGCAGGCGGGGCATAAGGGGCATGAGAGATGTGAGGGATGCAAGGGGTGCAAGAGGTGTAAGGGGTATGCGGTGAGCGTTCGCTGGGCGTCCGGCGCGGAGGGCGTCTTCGCGTTCACGGCTTCAGCCGGGCGATCCGCAGGCTCGTCGTGGTCGGTGACGCCCCGGTGA
- a CDS encoding rhamnogalacturonan acetylesterase produces MNSSGELESACIKRYGPPAGPCPAPEESRVRRINAVRGAALTAATVTLCATLAATPAQARPGPRPPGLENCTPAACHFDVPPGTYDVTVRLGGRAASSTAITGETRRSLLPETTVPAGAHVTRSFTVNVRTPEGEPTGPDGTPGLDLALGGPAPALAGIQVTPAHRARQIILIGDSTVCDQPAAPYSGWGQQLPQYLRKGLSVANYADSGESTVTYLADPRLWGTVQPLIRPGDLVLVQLAHNDKTTDEATYRTNLETLVAGIRAKGGEPVLVTPIVRRWFSADGTLNNTTALLVNGLGVDLPAVIRSVAGAEHVPLIDLTANTKALVESLGVEGSKAIYLYTEEHDNTHTSVHGATVYAGLVRDALVAMRLVPEGLVRVG; encoded by the coding sequence ATGAATTCATCCGGAGAGCTAGAAAGCGCTTGCATCAAGCGGTACGGTCCACCGGCCGGACCTTGTCCAGCGCCTGAGGAGTCACGAGTGAGACGGATCAACGCCGTGCGCGGCGCCGCGCTGACCGCGGCCACGGTCACCCTGTGCGCGACCCTGGCGGCGACCCCCGCCCAGGCCCGCCCCGGGCCGCGCCCGCCCGGCCTCGAGAACTGCACCCCGGCCGCCTGCCACTTCGACGTCCCGCCGGGCACGTACGACGTGACGGTCCGGCTCGGCGGCCGGGCGGCCTCCAGCACCGCCATCACCGGTGAGACCCGCCGCTCCCTGCTCCCGGAGACCACCGTCCCGGCCGGCGCACACGTCACCCGCAGCTTCACCGTGAACGTCCGCACCCCCGAGGGCGAGCCGACCGGCCCCGACGGCACCCCCGGCCTGGACCTGGCCCTCGGCGGCCCTGCCCCCGCCCTCGCCGGCATCCAGGTCACCCCGGCTCACCGCGCCCGCCAGATCATCCTGATCGGCGACTCCACCGTCTGCGACCAGCCCGCCGCCCCCTACTCCGGCTGGGGCCAGCAGCTCCCGCAGTACCTGCGCAAGGGCCTGTCCGTCGCCAATTACGCCGACTCCGGCGAGAGCACCGTCACCTACCTCGCCGATCCTCGGCTCTGGGGCACCGTCCAGCCGCTGATCCGCCCCGGCGACCTCGTCCTCGTCCAGCTCGCCCACAACGACAAGACCACGGACGAGGCCACCTACCGGACCAACCTCGAGACCCTCGTCGCGGGCATCCGGGCCAAGGGCGGCGAGCCGGTGCTCGTCACCCCGATCGTCCGCCGCTGGTTCAGCGCCGACGGCACCCTGAACAACACCACCGCCCTGCTGGTCAACGGCCTCGGCGTAGACCTCCCGGCCGTCATCCGGTCCGTCGCCGGCGCCGAGCACGTCCCCCTGATCGACCTCACGGCGAACACCAAGGCGCTGGTGGAGTCCCTCGGCGTGGAGGGCTCCAAGGCGATCTACCTCTACACCGAGGAGCACGACAACACCCACACCTCCGTCCATGGCGCCACCGTCTACGCGGGCCTCGTCCGTGACGCGCTCGTCGCGATGCGTCTGGTGCCCGAGGGCCTGGTGCGCGTGGGATGA
- a CDS encoding rhamnogalacturonan lyase B N-terminal domain-containing protein: MSGTRNSGAVTRRAFVVTAAAAAGTAALAGPLAGVASAAGFGWSDDGSHYVVDTGAHLVFKVSKANGDLTSLVYKGTEYQGYGGKNSQVESGLGTSAVTIAQSGSTILISVSHGTLKHYYAARSGENNIYLWTDKADPSVTATRYIVRVKAGLFLNDEPDSYTYTTSTVEASDVFAKSDGQTRSKHYSKLRVIDYDYVGWTTGGVGLWIVRSNHEKASGGPFYRSLLRHQSADGGGLYEILHYGENQTEPERFGLQGPYVIAFTDGGAPSPSLYHGTLTTAWADSLGISGYVADSGRGRVAGVGISGRDTAYTYTVGLANSSAQYWGTARSADGYFSVSRILPGVYTLTVYKGELAVYSTQVTVSAGATTTLNTITVASSNDPSNASAIWRIGDWDGTPGGLKNADLMTYAHPSDVRASAWTGNVVIGSGSETSAFPCYLWKDVNSGLLVYFKLTAAQAAAAHTLRIGVTTAYANGRPQVTVNGWTSPVPSAPTQPSTRSLTVGSYRGNNNTFTYSVPASAWLTDTSQYNVLKIDIVSGSGTTGFLSAGTAIDAIDLLA, translated from the coding sequence ATGTCCGGAACCCGGAACAGCGGCGCGGTCACCCGCCGCGCCTTCGTCGTCACCGCCGCGGCCGCCGCCGGCACGGCCGCCCTCGCCGGTCCGCTCGCCGGCGTCGCGTCGGCGGCGGGCTTCGGCTGGAGCGACGACGGTTCCCACTACGTGGTCGACACCGGCGCGCACCTCGTCTTCAAGGTCAGCAAGGCCAACGGCGACCTGACGTCGCTGGTGTACAAGGGGACCGAGTACCAGGGCTACGGCGGCAAGAACTCCCAGGTCGAGTCCGGCCTCGGCACCTCCGCCGTGACCATCGCCCAGTCCGGCTCCACCATCCTGATCTCCGTCAGCCACGGCACGCTGAAGCACTACTACGCCGCCCGCAGCGGCGAGAACAACATCTACCTGTGGACCGACAAGGCCGACCCCTCGGTCACCGCCACCCGGTACATCGTGCGGGTGAAGGCGGGCCTGTTCCTCAACGACGAACCGGACTCCTACACGTACACCACCAGCACCGTCGAGGCCTCGGACGTCTTCGCCAAGTCCGACGGCCAGACCCGCTCCAAGCACTACTCGAAGCTACGGGTCATCGACTACGACTATGTCGGCTGGACCACCGGCGGCGTCGGCCTGTGGATCGTCCGCAGCAACCACGAGAAGGCCTCCGGCGGTCCCTTCTACCGCTCGCTGCTGCGCCACCAGAGCGCCGACGGCGGCGGACTGTACGAGATCCTCCACTACGGCGAGAACCAGACGGAGCCCGAGCGCTTCGGCCTGCAGGGCCCGTATGTCATCGCCTTCACCGACGGCGGGGCACCGTCGCCGTCGCTGTATCACGGCACGCTGACCACGGCGTGGGCCGACTCGCTCGGCATCTCCGGGTACGTCGCCGACAGCGGCCGGGGCCGGGTCGCCGGCGTCGGCATCAGCGGACGGGACACCGCGTACACGTACACGGTCGGGCTCGCCAACTCGTCCGCGCAGTACTGGGGTACGGCGCGGTCGGCGGACGGCTACTTCTCGGTGTCCAGGATCCTGCCGGGTGTATACACGCTGACCGTCTACAAAGGCGAGTTGGCTGTATACAGTACACAGGTGACCGTATCCGCGGGCGCGACGACCACCCTCAACACGATCACCGTCGCGTCGTCCAACGATCCGTCGAACGCGAGCGCCATCTGGCGGATCGGTGACTGGGACGGCACGCCGGGCGGGTTGAAGAACGCGGACCTGATGACGTACGCGCACCCCTCGGACGTACGGGCCTCCGCCTGGACCGGGAACGTGGTGATCGGCAGCGGCAGCGAGACGTCCGCCTTCCCCTGCTACCTATGGAAGGACGTCAACTCCGGCCTGCTCGTGTACTTCAAGCTCACCGCCGCGCAGGCCGCCGCCGCGCACACCCTGAGGATCGGCGTGACGACCGCCTACGCCAACGGCCGGCCGCAGGTCACGGTCAACGGCTGGACGTCGCCGGTCCCCTCCGCGCCCACCCAGCCGAGCACCCGGTCCCTGACGGTGGGCTCCTACCGGGGCAACAACAACACGTTCACCTACAGTGTCCCGGCCAGTGCGTGGCTCACGGACACCAGCCAGTACAACGTGCTGAAGATCGACATCGTGAGCGGTTCGGGTACGACCGGCTTTCTCAGCGCAGGAACGGCGATCGACGCGATCGACCTGCTGGCCTGA
- a CDS encoding RICIN domain-containing protein, whose protein sequence is MNIKARASGECLDVSGASTANSAAFITYTCNGGSNQQWTRGT, encoded by the coding sequence GTGAACATCAAGGCCCGCGCGAGCGGCGAGTGCCTGGACGTCTCAGGCGCCTCCACCGCCAACTCCGCCGCCTTCATCACCTACACCTGCAACGGCGGCTCCAACCAGCAGTGGACTCGGGGGACTTGA